One genomic segment of Gottschalkia acidurici 9a includes these proteins:
- a CDS encoding ABC transporter ATP-binding protein translates to MVLVMDRVYKDYGDIKVLKDMSFGVNRKEIFCVLGPSGCGKSTILNLISGLISPDIGLVKNEAEKIGYVFQEDRLIPWKTVYENIQIVGDNKAKIINLIDDMDLKGFENKYPRELSGGMRQRCSIARAFNYNSELLLMDEPFKSLDYNLRISMINHLINIWVKSKNSIVFVTHEIDEALLLGNRIMVLSNRPTSVKKIFNIGTNQTERKLNDKNLNRIRNEIIEIFITQKEEEYKK, encoded by the coding sequence TTGGTTTTAGTAATGGATAGAGTATATAAAGACTATGGTGATATTAAAGTATTAAAAGACATGTCCTTTGGTGTAAATAGAAAAGAGATATTTTGTGTACTAGGACCTTCTGGATGTGGAAAATCTACAATTTTAAATCTTATATCAGGACTAATTAGTCCTGATATAGGACTTGTAAAAAATGAAGCTGAAAAAATAGGATATGTTTTTCAAGAGGATAGACTTATTCCATGGAAAACGGTATATGAAAATATACAAATAGTTGGAGATAACAAAGCTAAAATAATTAACTTAATTGATGATATGGATTTAAAAGGATTTGAAAATAAGTATCCTAGAGAATTAAGTGGAGGAATGAGACAAAGATGTTCCATAGCAAGAGCATTTAACTATAATTCAGAACTATTGCTTATGGATGAGCCTTTTAAATCTTTAGACTATAACTTAAGAATTAGTATGATAAATCACTTAATAAATATATGGGTAAAGAGTAAAAACTCTATAGTGTTTGTAACGCATGAGATAGATGAAGCCTTACTTCTAGGAAATAGAATAATGGTGTTGTCTAATAGACCAACGTCTGTAAAAAAGATTTTTAATATAGGCACTAATCAAACAGAGAGAAAGCTAAATGATAAAAATCTTAATAGAATTCGTAATGAAATAATAGAAATATTTATTACACAAAAAGAGGAGGAATATAAAAAATGA
- a CDS encoding ABC transporter substrate-binding protein, with the protein MKKIAGLLLILVLSIGILGGCTNTKNTEKTGQAIDKSKIKSNGNEKINIKVVSPEGAPTLSMIKMFKEKPVIGENVEIDYENIKSPDVLSSKLMANEADIAIVPTNLAATIYNKGLPYRLVASNVWGSLYLSSVEDIKTFDDLKGKEIYTMGRGLTPDIVFRYLLEQNGIDPEKDVSLKYLTGGTELASSLIAGESKTSLIPEPVLSKVLMKKKDIKVVLDIQEEWSKATKMENGYPQASLIIKSDIIENHPEVVEAFLKEFKSSINWANENPTQAGNYSEELETELNAKVVESGIERTNIKYVDALNAKESIKAYFNILMDYSPDLLGGKLPDEEFYYTK; encoded by the coding sequence ATGAAAAAGATTGCTGGCTTACTACTAATTCTAGTACTATCAATAGGGATACTAGGAGGATGTACAAATACTAAGAATACTGAAAAAACTGGACAAGCAATAGATAAGTCTAAAATAAAGAGTAATGGTAATGAAAAGATTAATATTAAGGTAGTATCACCAGAGGGAGCGCCCACATTAAGTATGATAAAAATGTTTAAAGAAAAACCTGTGATAGGTGAAAATGTTGAAATTGACTATGAAAATATAAAATCACCAGATGTATTGTCCTCTAAATTGATGGCAAATGAAGCAGATATAGCAATAGTACCAACTAATTTAGCAGCTACTATTTATAACAAAGGGCTTCCATATAGACTTGTGGCATCTAATGTTTGGGGATCATTGTACTTATCAAGTGTTGAGGATATAAAAACTTTTGATGACTTGAAAGGAAAAGAAATTTATACTATGGGACGCGGACTAACACCGGATATAGTATTTAGGTATTTATTGGAGCAAAATGGAATAGATCCTGAAAAAGATGTAAGTTTAAAATATCTTACTGGAGGAACAGAACTAGCATCTAGTCTTATAGCAGGTGAAAGCAAAACATCTCTAATTCCAGAACCTGTGCTTTCAAAAGTTCTTATGAAGAAAAAGGATATAAAAGTAGTATTAGATATTCAAGAAGAGTGGTCTAAGGCTACTAAAATGGAAAATGGTTATCCACAAGCATCTTTAATAATAAAATCAGATATTATAGAAAATCATCCAGAAGTTGTAGAGGCTTTTCTTAAAGAGTTTAAAAGCAGTATAAACTGGGCTAATGAAAATCCAACACAAGCGGGAAATTACAGTGAAGAGTTAGAAACTGAACTTAATGCAAAGGTAGTTGAAAGTGGAATAGAAAGAACAAATATAAAATATGTAGATGCTCTTAATGCTAAAGAATCTATAAAAGCTTACTTCAATATATTAATGGATTACTCACCTGACTTATTAGGAGGAAAACTACCAGATGAGGAATTTTACTATACAAAATAA
- a CDS encoding ABC transporter permease gives MRNFTIQNKKHREIAITTISVMLLLILWKVISIWVGKEIIIPSPESTFKEMIVIIKSDKFLPSIINTLTRTVIGFSFAFILSIVLGMIAGFFKPIYYLLRPVILLNKAIPTMSIILIALIWLKSEIAPILVGFLVIFPILYSNVVHGIRNIDKKLLEMARLYKIRKLKIVKDIYLPSIKSHLITGSSLAMGLNLKVIIAAEVLSQPKVSIGTSFYIEKANLNTSGVFAWSIIAVVIAAILDGIIRVIKNSTIK, from the coding sequence ATGAGGAATTTTACTATACAAAATAAAAAGCATAGGGAAATAGCAATTACCACTATCTCTGTTATGTTACTATTAATTTTATGGAAAGTCATATCTATTTGGGTGGGGAAGGAAATAATTATTCCTTCTCCAGAAAGCACATTTAAAGAGATGATAGTAATTATTAAAAGTGATAAGTTTTTACCTTCAATAATAAATACATTAACTAGAACTGTAATAGGATTTTCATTCGCATTTATTTTATCTATAGTCCTTGGTATGATAGCTGGCTTTTTTAAACCTATATATTACTTATTAAGACCTGTAATATTATTAAACAAAGCTATACCAACTATGTCTATTATACTTATTGCACTTATATGGCTGAAGTCAGAAATAGCACCTATTTTAGTTGGATTTTTAGTTATATTTCCAATACTATATAGCAATGTTGTTCATGGAATAAGAAATATAGATAAAAAACTATTAGAAATGGCTAGACTATATAAAATAAGAAAGTTAAAAATAGTAAAAGATATATATCTTCCATCAATTAAATCTCATTTAATTACTGGATCTTCATTAGCTATGGGACTTAATTTAAAGGTAATAATAGCAGCAGAAGTTCTAAGCCAACCTAAAGTTTCAATAGGTACAAGTTTTTATATTGAAAAAGCAAATTTAAATACATCAGGGGTATTTGCATGGTCAATAATAGCTGTTGTAATAGCAGCTATTCTGGATGGTATTATTAGGGTGATAAAAAACAGCACAATAAAATAA
- a CDS encoding cupin domain-containing protein yields the protein MELIKNIVRGKAIDFDSLVSVNEGQIETKTLAQKKGVGLTALAFGKGEGVGPHTANGDALIYIHEGVATVTIGDEVQEATKGQVVLMPTGIPHQVTAKEDMKMLLVVVREDN from the coding sequence ATGGAATTAATAAAAAATATTGTAAGGGGAAAAGCAATAGATTTTGATAGTTTAGTAAGTGTTAATGAGGGGCAAATAGAAACTAAAACTCTAGCTCAGAAAAAAGGAGTAGGGCTTACTGCACTAGCATTTGGAAAAGGTGAGGGCGTAGGACCACATACAGCTAATGGAGATGCACTTATATATATTCATGAAGGAGTTGCAACTGTAACTATAGGGGATGAAGTGCAGGAAGCTACTAAGGGGCAAGTAGTTTTAATGCCTACAGGAATTCCGCATCAAGTTACAGCTAAGGAAGATATGAAAATGCTTTTAGTAGTAGTTAGAGAGGATAATTAA
- a CDS encoding cupin domain-containing protein: MKVIKNISPINPMKINDIISNSSGSIASKAICNTESTDIRFFSYAKDESISKEFQEEDSIIYIIEGELKVLYDEENEKKEVTLKEGELIALPSNLNYGIYATKDSKSFNILVK; the protein is encoded by the coding sequence ATGAAAGTTATTAAAAATATAAGCCCTATCAACCCAATGAAAATTAATGATATAATTAGTAATAGTAGTGGATCTATTGCAAGTAAAGCAATATGTAATACTGAAAGTACAGATATTAGGTTTTTTTCTTACGCAAAAGATGAAAGCATAAGTAAAGAATTTCAAGAGGAAGATTCTATTATTTATATAATAGAAGGAGAGTTAAAAGTTTTATATGATGAAGAAAACGAGAAAAAAGAAGTTACCCTAAAAGAAGGAGAATTGATAGCTCTACCAAGTAACTTAAATTATGGAATATATGCAACGAAAGATTCAAAGTCATTTAATATACTAGTTAAATAA
- a CDS encoding Crp/Fnr family transcriptional regulator, producing the protein MFKYAHKLKPVLLFKDMESDEIAKVLNCLSYYQREYDKNEFIILQGDELKEIGIIIEGEVIVTKDRPDGDYAIVDVLKKYDTFGEDIIYSGLKSSLYTLRAKKHTTIIYIDGKKISSDESTSCKYRSKVNLNMLRRLAEYSIFINTKMKYMGIKSLKKRVATFLLDEFERYKSNTFSIDMNREEMADFLNGTRPAVSKNINAV; encoded by the coding sequence ATGTTTAAATATGCTCACAAGTTAAAGCCTGTATTATTATTTAAAGATATGGAAAGTGATGAAATAGCTAAAGTATTGAATTGCTTATCATATTATCAACGTGAATATGATAAAAATGAGTTTATAATTTTACAGGGAGATGAACTAAAGGAAATAGGAATAATTATTGAAGGTGAAGTAATAGTAACTAAAGATAGGCCAGATGGTGATTATGCTATTGTAGATGTTCTAAAAAAGTACGATACCTTTGGAGAAGATATAATTTATTCTGGGTTAAAGAGTTCGCTATATACACTTAGAGCTAAAAAACATACTACTATTATATATATAGATGGTAAGAAGATTTCAAGTGATGAGAGCACCAGTTGTAAATATAGAAGTAAAGTAAATCTTAATATGTTGAGAAGATTAGCTGAATATAGCATATTTATAAATACTAAGATGAAGTATATGGGAATTAAATCTCTTAAAAAGCGAGTAGCTACATTCTTACTTGATGAATTCGAAAGATATAAGTCAAATACGTTTAGTATAGATATGAATAGAGAGGAAATGGCGGATTTTCTTAATGGTACTAGGCCAGCAGTTTCTAAAAATATTAATGCAGTATAA
- a CDS encoding AraC family transcriptional regulator: MLDKIHFPKHNRDKYYHDHDFETSLLNSILSGDSNTSLNIFNKFFNKNRFCDSYESHDLRSVKNHMISLLSVICHNVIKKGVSPYSAKAMHQDSIKYIEKATDIGGVIDLCGYAIVGFSVQTITGLTKFKTNNPYIRKALNYIHDNLGQPLSLDEISDHVHLNKYYFCNLFKEEMKMRFSDYLNHTRIEKSKFFLCHSQKSILDIAILLGFSNQAYFTSVFKKYTGTTPKNFKLKISLITKK; this comes from the coding sequence ATGCTTGATAAAATTCATTTTCCTAAACATAATAGAGATAAGTACTACCATGATCATGACTTTGAAACTAGTTTATTAAATAGTATTTTGAGTGGTGATTCTAATACGAGCTTAAATATATTTAATAAATTTTTTAATAAAAATCGTTTCTGTGATTCGTATGAAAGTCATGACTTAAGATCTGTAAAAAATCATATGATTTCTTTATTATCCGTGATTTGTCATAATGTAATAAAGAAAGGCGTGTCACCATATAGTGCTAAAGCTATGCATCAAGATTCAATAAAGTATATTGAGAAAGCTACTGATATTGGTGGAGTTATTGATTTATGTGGCTACGCAATTGTCGGATTTAGTGTTCAAACTATAACTGGATTAACTAAATTTAAAACTAATAATCCTTATATAAGAAAAGCCCTAAATTACATACATGATAATTTAGGACAACCATTAAGTTTAGATGAGATATCTGATCATGTTCATTTAAATAAATACTATTTCTGTAATTTGTTCAAAGAGGAAATGAAAATGCGTTTCTCAGACTATTTGAATCATACTCGCATAGAAAAAAGTAAGTTCTTTCTTTGTCATTCTCAAAAATCTATTTTAGATATAGCAATCCTTTTAGGCTTTAGTAATCAGGCTTACTTTACATCCGTTTTTAAGAAGTACACAGGAACTACCCCTAAAAACTTTAAACTAAAAATAAGTCTTATTACTAAAAAATAA
- a CDS encoding AAA family ATPase — protein MKKIAVYGKGGIGKSTTVSNLSAALSTLGYKVMQVGCDPKADSTKNLMKGKFIPTVLDVLKEKEDNVEIEDIVFKGYNDILCVEAGGPTPGVGCAGRGIITAFEKLEELEVFEEYQPDIVIYDVLGDVVCGGFAMPIRNNYAEEVYVVTSGEMMSMYAATNISSAVNQFKKRGYARLKGLILNAKNVENEVELVEKLCKEIDTRIFHYIPRNKLVQEAENEGNTVVEAFADSEMSNIYIELAKK, from the coding sequence ATGAAGAAAATAGCAGTATACGGAAAGGGCGGTATAGGAAAATCAACTACAGTTTCTAATTTATCAGCAGCACTTTCTACTTTAGGATATAAGGTTATGCAAGTAGGCTGTGATCCTAAAGCTGACTCCACTAAGAACCTTATGAAGGGTAAGTTCATACCTACAGTTTTAGATGTTCTAAAAGAAAAAGAAGATAATGTAGAGATAGAAGATATAGTATTTAAGGGTTATAACGATATTTTATGCGTAGAAGCGGGAGGACCTACTCCTGGAGTTGGGTGCGCAGGTAGAGGAATAATAACAGCTTTTGAGAAGTTGGAAGAGCTAGAAGTCTTTGAAGAATATCAACCAGATATAGTTATATATGATGTTTTAGGAGATGTAGTATGTGGTGGATTTGCTATGCCAATTAGAAATAACTATGCTGAAGAAGTATATGTAGTTACATCGGGTGAAATGATGTCTATGTATGCAGCTACTAATATATCAAGCGCGGTAAATCAGTTTAAAAAGAGAGGATATGCAAGATTAAAGGGACTTATTTTAAATGCTAAGAATGTAGAAAATGAGGTTGAGTTAGTTGAAAAGTTATGTAAGGAAATAGACACAAGAATATTTCACTATATACCTAGAAATAAACTTGTGCAAGAAGCGGAAAATGAAGGAAATACAGTAGTAGAGGCTTTTGCTGATTCGGAAATGTCAAATATTTATATAGAATTAGCTA